A single window of Polaribacter sp. SA4-10 DNA harbors:
- a CDS encoding MerR family transcriptional regulator: MHIDLPEKRYYKIGEVAKAFNVNTSLIRFWEKEFDIIKPKKNAKGNRLFTQEDIGNFKLIFSLVKERGFTLDGAKQKLKKNPSKLIKNHEIISKLEAVRSELMKIKNQL, encoded by the coding sequence ATGCATATTGACTTACCCGAAAAACGTTACTATAAGATTGGCGAAGTAGCAAAAGCTTTTAATGTGAACACATCATTAATTCGTTTTTGGGAAAAAGAGTTTGATATTATTAAGCCCAAAAAGAATGCAAAAGGAAACCGTCTTTTTACGCAAGAAGATATTGGGAACTTTAAACTTATATTCAGTTTAGTAAAAGAAAGGGGCTTTACTTTAGATGGCGCCAAACAAAAATTGAAGAAAAATCCAAGCAAACTTATTAAAAATCACGAAATTATTAGTAAATTAGAAGCTGTTAGATCCGAGCTGATGAAAATTAAAAATCAACTATAA
- a CDS encoding acyl-CoA dehydrogenase — translation MSKKYVDLETLKYILYDIHKLKDLLERERFEDHDIESLNLFIDAVKEFSDRELYPYFREMDKTPAYYKEGTVIVHEQVKTMMLQGGEMGVISASFDYEAGGLQMPFTALQAAVYIMDAANNNLPGYAGLTSGSAELIIEFGNKKLNEIYVPKMISGVWAGTMCLTEPQAGSSLSDITTKATPTEDGYYKISGQKIFISGGDHQHSENFVHLVLARINGAPKGTKGISLFVVPKNRPKADGTLVYNDVMTVADFQKMGQRGYCTTHLGFGDSDDCRGWLVGEAHKGLNQMFLMMNGARIAVGRGAAAITMAAYRASLQYANERPQGRKLTSTGKKNPSESPSLIIEHPDVRRMLLLQKSIAEGSLSLVLLASKYQDIITTSISKEEKEKYNLLLEMIIPIVKTFPSEAGAASVDNGLQVLGGYGFCTDFVLQQYYRDIRIFSLYEGTTGIQSQDLLGRKVTMQNGKGLALLAAEIMQTIHLASKEDDLKKYALVLVEKLKLSQKIVDHLMPFAAKGNYERYLADANLFMEYMSIVVLGWLWLEMAVDAKTALSNTDKRYSEDFYESKIHTMKFYFKYEVPKTNSLAESLMSDQVLTIKKDKEYIL, via the coding sequence ATGTCAAAAAAGTATGTAGACTTAGAAACACTTAAATACATACTTTATGATATTCACAAACTAAAAGACTTACTGGAGAGAGAACGATTTGAAGATCACGATATAGAATCGTTGAATCTTTTTATTGATGCTGTTAAAGAATTTTCTGATAGAGAATTGTATCCTTATTTTAGAGAAATGGATAAAACTCCTGCTTATTATAAAGAGGGTACTGTAATTGTTCATGAGCAAGTAAAAACGATGATGTTACAAGGAGGAGAAATGGGTGTTATTTCTGCTTCTTTTGATTATGAAGCTGGTGGCTTGCAAATGCCATTTACTGCGCTTCAAGCAGCTGTTTATATTATGGACGCTGCAAATAATAACTTACCTGGTTATGCTGGTTTAACAAGTGGTTCTGCAGAGTTAATTATAGAATTTGGCAATAAGAAACTTAATGAAATTTACGTTCCAAAAATGATTTCGGGTGTTTGGGCAGGTACCATGTGTTTAACAGAACCTCAAGCAGGAAGTTCGTTGTCTGATATTACTACAAAAGCAACGCCAACAGAGGACGGTTATTATAAAATTAGTGGACAAAAAATATTTATTTCTGGAGGCGATCATCAACATTCAGAGAATTTTGTGCACTTAGTTTTAGCAAGAATTAATGGCGCACCAAAAGGAACAAAAGGAATTTCATTATTTGTTGTTCCTAAAAATAGACCAAAAGCAGATGGAACTTTAGTATATAATGATGTAATGACGGTTGCAGATTTTCAAAAAATGGGACAAAGAGGTTATTGCACAACGCATTTAGGTTTTGGAGATTCTGATGATTGTAGAGGTTGGTTAGTTGGGGAAGCGCATAAAGGGTTAAACCAAATGTTTTTAATGATGAATGGCGCAAGAATTGCAGTTGGTAGAGGCGCAGCCGCTATTACAATGGCTGCCTATAGAGCGTCTTTGCAGTATGCAAATGAAAGACCACAAGGAAGAAAATTAACAAGTACAGGAAAAAAAAATCCTTCAGAAAGTCCGAGTTTAATTATTGAACATCCAGATGTTAGAAGAATGTTATTGCTGCAAAAATCAATTGCAGAAGGTTCTTTAAGTTTGGTTTTGTTGGCTTCAAAATACCAAGATATTATTACTACCTCAATATCAAAAGAAGAAAAAGAAAAATACAATTTACTGTTAGAAATGATTATTCCTATTGTAAAAACGTTTCCATCAGAAGCAGGAGCAGCATCTGTAGATAATGGTTTGCAAGTTTTGGGAGGTTATGGTTTTTGTACCGATTTTGTATTACAGCAATATTATAGAGATATTAGAATTTTTTCTTTATATGAAGGTACTACTGGAATTCAGTCACAAGATTTATTAGGTAGAAAAGTAACGATGCAAAACGGAAAAGGTTTGGCGTTACTTGCTGCAGAAATAATGCAGACAATTCACTTGGCCTCAAAAGAGGATGATTTAAAAAAATATGCTTTAGTTTTAGTAGAGAAATTAAAACTCTCGCAAAAAATAGTAGACCACTTAATGCCTTTTGCAGCGAAAGGAAATTACGAAAGATATTTAGCAGATGCTAATTTATTTATGGAGTATATGAGTATTGTAGTTTTAGGTTGGTTATGGTTAGAAATGGCTGTTGATGCAAAAACTGCATTATCTAATACTGATAAAAGATACTCAGAAGATTTTTACGAAAGTAAAATCCATACAATGAAATTTTACTTTAAATATGAGGTTCCTAAAACAAATTCATTGGCAGAATCTTTAATGAGTGATCAGGTTTTAACCATCAAAAAAGACAAAGAATACATCTTATAA
- a CDS encoding SDR family NAD(P)-dependent oxidoreductase, with protein sequence MTHISEQFNLEGKVAIITGSSKGIGKAIAKGLAQNGAQVIISSRNQEACNEVVKEFIAEGLKAIGIACHIGKEEQRKDLVDKTVEAFGRIDILVNNAAINPVFGPIEDVDPVIFDKIIDVNVKAPWSLSNLVLPHLKENKNGSIINIASVEALTPGLGLGLYSTSKAAILMLSKNQAKEWGKYGIRVNAICPGLIKTKFSSALWQNEKILGKVEKALPTGRMGMPEEMVGLACLLASNAGNYMTGGVYAADGGYMIAG encoded by the coding sequence ATGACACATATTTCAGAACAATTTAATTTAGAAGGAAAAGTAGCAATAATTACAGGTTCAAGCAAAGGAATTGGAAAAGCAATTGCAAAAGGCTTAGCACAAAATGGAGCACAAGTTATAATTTCTAGTAGAAATCAAGAAGCGTGTAATGAAGTTGTAAAAGAGTTTATAGCAGAAGGTTTAAAAGCAATTGGAATTGCTTGTCACATAGGGAAAGAAGAGCAACGTAAGGATTTAGTAGATAAAACAGTTGAAGCTTTTGGACGAATAGATATTTTAGTAAATAATGCAGCAATTAATCCAGTTTTTGGCCCAATTGAAGATGTAGATCCAGTAATTTTTGATAAAATTATAGATGTAAATGTAAAAGCTCCTTGGAGTTTATCAAACTTGGTTTTGCCACATTTAAAAGAGAATAAAAACGGAAGCATTATTAACATTGCATCAGTAGAAGCATTAACTCCAGGTTTGGGATTAGGATTATATAGTACTAGTAAAGCTGCCATTTTAATGCTTTCTAAGAATCAGGCAAAAGAATGGGGGAAATACGGAATCAGAGTAAATGCAATTTGTCCAGGATTAATAAAAACGAAATTCAGTTCTGCACTTTGGCAGAATGAAAAAATATTAGGCAAGGTTGAAAAAGCACTTCCAACAGGAAGAATGGGGATGCCAGAAGAAATGGTTGGCTTAGCTTGTTTATTAGCTTCTAATGCTGGGAATTATATGACTGGTGGTGTTTATGCAGCAGATGGTGGTTATATGATTGCAGGATAA
- a CDS encoding acyl-CoA dehydrogenase family protein: MNFDYPQKSKELQHKLSTFIEEHIVPLEQEFIAFQSDKNNMWQRFPKTELLKQKAKDAGLWNLFLPKDYGDLSPGLTNLEYAPLAEIMGRKIWVSEIFNCSAPDTGNMEVLAKYGSEEQKKRWLRPLMNGEIRSAFLMTEPQVASSDATNIETSIVLDGDDYVINGRKWWSSGAMDPNCKVAIVMGKTNPNAERHQQQSMVLVPMNTEGLEIVRPLSVFGYYDSPEGHAEIILNNVRVPKENLILGEGRGFEIAQGRLGPGRIHHCMRLVGMAQYALEIMSKRTLERETFGKKFYNYSSIRHEIAKSQCEIEQARLLTLSAADKMDKLGNKEAKDLIAMIKVVAPNMAQKVIDRAMQILGGKGVGPDTYLPHYFAIARMLRLADGPDEVHMYQLGKSCIKKYGSQ; the protein is encoded by the coding sequence ATGAACTTCGATTACCCACAAAAATCAAAAGAATTACAGCATAAACTATCAACTTTTATAGAAGAGCATATTGTTCCGTTAGAGCAAGAATTTATTGCTTTTCAAAGTGATAAAAACAATATGTGGCAGCGTTTTCCTAAAACGGAATTGTTAAAGCAAAAAGCTAAAGATGCTGGTTTATGGAACTTGTTTCTTCCAAAAGATTATGGTGATTTAAGTCCAGGGTTAACCAACTTAGAATATGCTCCATTAGCAGAAATAATGGGAAGAAAAATCTGGGTTTCAGAAATATTTAATTGTTCTGCTCCAGATACTGGAAACATGGAAGTATTAGCAAAATACGGAAGTGAAGAACAAAAAAAAAGGTGGTTAAGACCTTTAATGAATGGAGAAATTCGTTCAGCTTTTTTAATGACAGAACCACAAGTTGCTTCCTCAGATGCAACAAATATTGAAACTTCTATTGTTTTAGATGGCGATGATTATGTAATTAATGGAAGAAAATGGTGGTCTTCTGGTGCAATGGACCCTAACTGTAAAGTTGCCATTGTAATGGGGAAAACAAATCCAAATGCAGAAAGGCATCAACAACAAAGTATGGTTTTGGTTCCTATGAATACAGAAGGATTAGAAATTGTAAGACCCCTTTCTGTTTTTGGTTATTATGATTCTCCAGAAGGACATGCAGAAATCATTTTAAATAATGTTAGAGTTCCAAAAGAGAATTTAATTTTAGGAGAAGGAAGGGGTTTTGAAATTGCTCAAGGTCGTTTAGGCCCTGGAAGAATTCATCATTGTATGCGTTTGGTTGGAATGGCTCAATATGCTTTGGAAATTATGTCTAAAAGAACTTTAGAAAGAGAAACATTTGGAAAAAAGTTTTACAATTATAGTAGTATTCGTCATGAAATTGCAAAATCGCAATGTGAAATAGAGCAAGCACGTTTGCTTACACTTTCTGCTGCTGATAAAATGGATAAATTAGGAAATAAGGAAGCTAAAGATTTAATAGCAATGATTAAAGTTGTTGCTCCAAATATGGCTCAAAAAGTAATAGATAGAGCAATGCAAATCTTAGGAGGAAAAGGTGTTGGACCAGATACGTATTTGCCACATTATTTTGCGATTGCACGAATGTTGCGTTTAGCAGATGGACCGGATGAGGTTCATATGTATCAACTAGGAAAAAGTTGCATTAAAAAATATGGAAGTCAATAA
- a CDS encoding phosphotransferase family protein has product MSNQKVRKGEELNEVLLKKYLQENELIDSVGSDLFVQQFTHGYSNLTYLLEIENNQFVLRKPPIGAIKRGHDMSREFKVQSGVSKVFSKAPKMFAFSDDETILGSDFYIMEKVDGIILNYKEAKKRNISPSEYRTIADSWLETLVELHTIDYKNIGLSDLGKPEGYVERQVSNWGKQYLKAKTDEYPEVEMVIKWMNENQPKEYNHCLIHNDYKYDNVVFKDDSWQEIRAVLDWEMATLGDPLMDLGTSLGYWTVATDHDFVKQGIPSPTIFEGNPSRSEIAEMYAQKSGRNVDNLVFYYAFGLFKIAVIAQQIYYRYQKGFTKDPRFANLNKAAELCCKLALKAIKSKSID; this is encoded by the coding sequence ATGAGCAATCAAAAAGTTAGAAAAGGTGAAGAGTTAAATGAAGTTTTGTTGAAGAAATACCTTCAGGAAAATGAATTGATCGATTCTGTTGGAAGTGACTTGTTTGTACAACAATTTACACATGGATATTCTAATTTAACCTATTTACTTGAGATTGAAAATAACCAATTTGTATTAAGAAAACCACCAATTGGCGCAATTAAAAGAGGTCATGACATGAGTCGTGAGTTTAAAGTGCAAAGTGGTGTAAGTAAAGTGTTTTCTAAAGCACCAAAAATGTTTGCTTTTTCTGATGATGAAACTATTTTAGGAAGTGATTTTTATATCATGGAAAAAGTAGATGGAATTATTCTTAATTATAAAGAAGCAAAAAAAAGAAATATTTCGCCATCAGAATACAGAACTATTGCAGATTCTTGGTTAGAAACCTTAGTAGAACTGCATACTATAGATTATAAAAATATTGGTTTGTCAGACCTAGGGAAACCAGAAGGTTATGTAGAACGTCAAGTTAGTAATTGGGGAAAACAATATCTAAAAGCCAAAACAGATGAGTATCCAGAAGTAGAAATGGTGATAAAATGGATGAATGAAAATCAACCAAAAGAATACAATCACTGTTTAATTCACAATGATTATAAATATGACAATGTTGTTTTTAAAGATGATTCTTGGCAAGAAATTAGAGCGGTTTTAGATTGGGAAATGGCAACTTTAGGGGACCCTTTGATGGATTTAGGAACTTCACTTGGTTATTGGACAGTAGCTACAGATCATGATTTTGTAAAACAAGGAATTCCTTCTCCAACAATTTTTGAAGGAAACCCAAGTAGAAGTGAAATTGCAGAAATGTACGCGCAAAAATCTGGAAGAAATGTAGATAATTTGGTATTTTATTATGCTTTTGGATTGTTTAAAATAGCAGTAATTGCACAACAAATATATTATAGATATCAAAAAGGATTTACAAAAGACCCACGTTTTGCTAATTTGAATAAAGCAGCAGAATTATGTTGTAAGTTGGCGTTAAAAGCTATCAAATCTAAATCAATAGATTAA